A genomic segment from Glycine soja cultivar W05 chromosome 20, ASM419377v2, whole genome shotgun sequence encodes:
- the LOC114402051 gene encoding uncharacterized protein LOC114402051 — MSTQREITESGAMRKRMKPEVVEKVGDETKSKTVEEEEFEANIAGSEEMELSISLILEKIENYTQMVYELLESGKTMLKELTNAFEGKLIMIHKEQVEKWQEEIRELCALDASNEEANALLLNARYLLQPTCDH, encoded by the exons atgtcaactcaAAGGGAAATCACAGAGAGCGGAGCTATGAGGAAACGAATGAAACCTGAG GTGGTAGAAAAGGTAGGAGATGAAACAAAATCAAAGACTGTAGAGGAGGAAGAATTTGAGGCGAACATTGCTGGATCTGAAGAAATGGAACTCAGTATCTCTCTTATTCTTGAGAAGATTGAGAATTATACTCAGATG GTATATGAGCTCCTAGAATCAGGAAAAACAATGTTGAAGGAGCTAACCAATGCATTTGAAGGGAAACTGATTAT GATTCACAAGGAGCAAGTGGAAAAATGGCAAGAAGAAATCAGAGAATTGTGTGCACTCGATGCCTCAAATGAAGAAGCCAATGCTCTTTTGCTTAATGCTCGATATCTTCTTCAGCCCACTTGTGATCATTAG